The sequence GAACATGAAGCATTTCTAGATTTATCTTCAAAACTTTTTCTCGTCCTTTCATCTTTTATTGAATGGTTTGCAACATTTTTTGGAATCTGGACGTTATCCCAAATATTGCAAATGTCTATAAACTTTGGGGAGCTGTTTACAATCTACGTTATTGCCGCCTGTGCTGGAATTATTAGTATGATACCAGGAGGACTCGGTTCATTTGACCTAGTATTTATATGGGGTGCACAATATTTTGGCTTCCAAGATGAGAAAGTCGTCGTTTTACTTATCCTTTATCGGCTAGGTTATTACATCCTTCCTTTTCTAACTGGTACCGTGTTATTCATCAAAGGTTACTGGGATCGTTGGAATAAGGATTGGGATAACTTACCTAATGCAATGATTGGATACATTAGCCATTTTCTACTAACTGTTTTCGTCTTTATTTCAGGATTTATTTTACTCTTATCCGCGGCTTTACCTGGTATTCTTGAACGATTTAAAATTGCAGAGAAGTTTTTTTCGTTACCTATTATAAGTGCGTCCCATCAATTATCTGTTGCGACAGGATTTATTCTTCTTGGATTATCACGAGGAATTCAATACAAAGTAAAACCTATTTATTATAGCACATTAATTGTCTTAAGTTTTGCAGCTTTTTTCTCTCTTATTAAAGGTTTGGACTATGAAGAAGCAATTTTTATGATTATTGTAATTTTTCTTCTCCTTAGTTCAAAAAAACGTTTTTATCGGGAAAGTTATGTATTTACATGGGGAAGAATCTTTTTTGACATATGTGTTATCTTATTTTTTACGTTTTTGTACTTAGCTATTGGATATACGAATCTTCCTGTACATAAGTTCCATATTCCTGCTAGACTTACACCTTATATGATAACAGACTATGCAGATTTATTTCATAGCGCAATAATCGGTCTCCTTATTGCCACTATGATATTTATTGTTGGTTATTATTTAAGTCGTTCAAAAAAGTTTCCATTTGTGACTTCCATCAATCACGAAGCAGAAATTACCGAACATATTCAAAAATTTGAAGGTAATGTTCTCACACATTTAATCTTTCTGCATGATAAGTATATTTTTTGGAACAGCAAAAGAAATGTCCTTTTTCAATATCAAACATTTGCAGATAAAATGGTTGTTCTCGGTGATCCCATCGGTGAGAAATCAGAATTTCCGAACGCGATCGAAGAATTACTAAGAACAGCAGATATTTATGGATATACACCTGTATTTTACGAAATTAGTAATGAACAACTCACTTCTCTTCACGATCTTGGGTACGACTTTTTTAAACTTGGTGAAGAGGCATTTGTTGATTTACATCATTTTTCACTTAACGGGAAAAGAATGAAAGGACTTCGGGCTACGAAAAATAAATTTGAACGGGAAAATTATGTATTTGAGATTTTACAACCACCTCATAGCACGGAGCTGTTAAATACATTACGTGATATATCAAATGAATGGTTAAATGGTCGAACAGAGAAAGGATTTTCTTTAGGCTTTTTTGATAAAGATTATTTAAATCGAACAGAATTAGGTGTTTTAAAAGATCCTTCTTCTACCATTATTGGCTTTACGAATATTATGCCTGTATATGATCAGGACCGAACCATTTCCATTGATTTGATGAGGTATAAGCAAGACGCTCCTTCTGGTACGATGGATTTTATTTTTCTATCGCTATTCCATTGGGCAAAAGAACAAGGATATAAACAATTTAACCTTGGTATGGCTCCACTTTCCAATGTTGGCCATTCTAGATATTCATTTTTTAGTGAAAAAATTGCGGCTCAAATTTTCTTACATGGACATGTCTTCTATCATTTTCAAGGCTTAAGACAATTTAAGGAGAAATACGAAGTCACCTGGAGGCCAAAATATTTAGCGTTTAGAAAAAGATCATTACTTCCTATTACGGTCGCACAAGTTACCTTATTAATTGGAAAAGCAAGAGGCGCTAAAACCGTTTTAAAACAACGCTAGAAACT comes from Bacillus andreraoultii and encodes:
- the mprF gene encoding bifunctional lysylphosphatidylglycerol flippase/synthetase MprF, whose protein sequence is MDIRILKGKITQYLKIIFPLLLLVLACHEIWVFAKSLDMGLIKHEIYQIPIGLLLLVIIFIVLTVSPMFLYDLIIVKKLGLQFPTKTFIKQAIIINSFSNLLGFGGLIGAALRVYFYKTKEVNRNSILRLVGHITLYFLTGISILSIIMLICFFHNPLLTEKKWLYFAIIGVALYLPVLLFISLQEKRKEHEAFLDLSSKLFLVLSSFIEWFATFFGIWTLSQILQMSINFGELFTIYVIAACAGIISMIPGGLGSFDLVFIWGAQYFGFQDEKVVVLLILYRLGYYILPFLTGTVLFIKGYWDRWNKDWDNLPNAMIGYISHFLLTVFVFISGFILLLSAALPGILERFKIAEKFFSLPIISASHQLSVATGFILLGLSRGIQYKVKPIYYSTLIVLSFAAFFSLIKGLDYEEAIFMIIVIFLLLSSKKRFYRESYVFTWGRIFFDICVILFFTFLYLAIGYTNLPVHKFHIPARLTPYMITDYADLFHSAIIGLLIATMIFIVGYYLSRSKKFPFVTSINHEAEITEHIQKFEGNVLTHLIFLHDKYIFWNSKRNVLFQYQTFADKMVVLGDPIGEKSEFPNAIEELLRTADIYGYTPVFYEISNEQLTSLHDLGYDFFKLGEEAFVDLHHFSLNGKRMKGLRATKNKFERENYVFEILQPPHSTELLNTLRDISNEWLNGRTEKGFSLGFFDKDYLNRTELGVLKDPSSTIIGFTNIMPVYDQDRTISIDLMRYKQDAPSGTMDFIFLSLFHWAKEQGYKQFNLGMAPLSNVGHSRYSFFSEKIAAQIFLHGHVFYHFQGLRQFKEKYEVTWRPKYLAFRKRSLLPITVAQVTLLIGKARGAKTVLKQR